Within the Candidatus Zixiibacteriota bacterium genome, the region CATCCGCCACGCGCAGCCCTACCTTGCCTTTGCCTGCATACTCGACCTGCTCTACCCCGATGAACGCCTGGTCGCTCCCGGCATCGACCCGCGCGCGGTGGTGGCCGCGGGCGCGGTCGTGGACCCGACGGCCGGGGTCGGCGCGCTCTGCCACATTCGCGAGGGGGTGCGCATCGGCGCCGGGACCGAACTCGTGTCCTCGGTTTTTGTCGGGCGCGACGTCGTGGTCGGGGACAACTGCCGCATCTACCCGGGGGTTTGCCTCATGGACGGCACGCGCCTCGGCAACAACGTCATCATCCATTCTTCGACGGTGATCGGGTCCGACGGTTTCGGGTTTGCGCCGTCACCGACCGGATTGAAGAAGATCAAACAGGTGGGGTGGGTGGAGATCGATGACGATGTGGAGATCGGATCGAACTGCTCGGTTGACCGCGGGGCGCTCGGACCCACCCGGATCGGCCGGGGGACCAAGATCGACAACCTCGTGCAGATCGCCCACAACGTCGAGATCGGTCGGCACGCGATCATCGTGTCCCAGGTGGGCATCTCGGGCTCCACACGGGTCGGCAACGGCGTGGTGCTGGCCGGCCAGGTCGGCCTGGTGGGGCACATTGAAGTCGGCGACGGCGTTCAGGTGGGGGCCCAGTCCGGGGTCGCCCGCTCGGTTCCCGCGGGCAAGAAAGTCTTCGGTTCGCCGGCCCGCGATCTGGCGGAGACGGGCCGCATCGAAGCGGCCCTCGTGCGGCTGCCGGAACTGCTCAAACGGGTCAGGCGGCTCGAAGACAAGCTCGGCGGCGAGTAGGTCTCACGTCTTCAGGCGCTCCTCAATCTCCGCGATCTTCTCCCAGTTCGCCTGCATCTGCTCAATAATGCGGACCAGTTGCCGGTGTCCATCCACAACGGTAATCTCCCGCATCGCCTCGAGGAGTTCCCACTGCTGGCGGTTGATCACTTTCCACTGGGCGATTTGGTGGCTCAGATTCGAGGTGGCGAGGTTCAGTTCATACACCAGTTCCTGCACGTGTGGCGCCGGCTTGCGCCCCTGGATTCTGGAGGCCAGGTCGCCGTTGGCCAGCGCCTGCAGGCGGTCGCGTATGACGGTGGCCGGCTGGCGCAACTGGGCCGCCGGCACCATCAGCAGGACGCACAGTGCCGTGATCGCCGCGACCGCCGCCGCGATCATGTACGGGACCAGCGTGAGAGCCGCCAACTCCACGCCGCTGCCGATCTGCTCAAGCGTAGAGCGGGAGAGGGTCCAGTTGAAGGCGATGATGATCAGCGCCGAGAGGGTGACGGCGGACCCAATGAGGAGCATCGCCCGGGTGGCCACCTGCTGGCCCTCCGGGGTATCGGTACGGGGGATGAAGCGCGAGGCATACGACATAGTCTGTCCCTCCTATGATCGTTCCGAGGTAACCTTGTAGTCGGCTCATCGACGGTGGGGCAGGCTGGGCTTAGCCCAATCTCGGCGCATTCTCCGGAACTCGCCTGAACAGTAAAAGGCCCTGTCATCCAATGGATTACAGGGCCCCGTGAAACCGTTGGTCAGGGTTTAATCAGAACGGAAGGTCGTCCTCGGCGGGTGCGGCTCCCTCGGGGGCCGCGGCGTCTTCCGCGGCCGGGGCACGCTCGCCGCCCCCCTGGCCGCCACCCTCCCGGCCGCTGCCGATAAACTGGAAGTTCTGTACGACGATTTCCGAGATGTGCCGCTTGTTGCCGTCCTTGTCATCGTAGGACCGGTTGACAATCCGCCCTTCGATATAGACCTCGCGCCCCTTGGCGAGGTACTCGTTCATAATCTCGGCGGGGCGTCCCCAGGCCACGATGTTGTGCCAGGTGGTCTGCTCCTGTTTCTGGCCCTCCTGGTTGGTCCACCGCTCGGTGGTGGCCAGGGTGAAAGTCGTGACCGGCCGACCGCTGGCCGTGTACTTGAGCTCCGGGTCTTTGCCCAGGCGGCCGATGAGGATTGCTTTGTTGACTCCCATAATCATTTACCTCTAGAGGTTAGGCGCACTCGTTCTCCACCTGCTGCGGCGGCCGCTCCGGAACCACGGCCTGTGCACGAGCTGGGGCGCGCCGCGGTCGAGAGGTCCGCGGGCTCACGCCGGAGCATCTCCGCACGGAACGAACGGGACCTGCCGTGCGTTCATGGGTACAATATTTAGCTTGTCTGCACAAGCGCAATCACATATTTAGTGGCGATTTCGAAAGAATCTATTGTGTGCTCAGCCATGGAAGCTCGCCCGGAAATCGACCTCGACCGCGCCGTGACCACGATCACGCGGTTTCTCACCGGCAAGCTGCTGCAGTCGGGCCTTGACGGCTATGTCGTCGGCGTATCCGGGGGGCTGGACTCCGCCGTGGCGGCTGCTCTGGCGGTTGCGGCGGTCGGTCCCGACAAAGTACTCGGTCTGCTTTTGCCCTACCGAACTTCATCGGCGGAGTCGCTGCACGACGCCCGTCTGATGGTGGAACGGCTCGGCATTCCGCACCGGGTCATCGACATCTCGCCGATGATCGACGCTTACTACCCACGGATCACCGATGAGCTCAAGCGCCGTGCCGGCAACAA harbors:
- the lpxD gene encoding UDP-3-O-(3-hydroxymyristoyl)glucosamine N-acyltransferase yields the protein MAFTVAYLAERVGGTVAGDGSVEIGAAAPIETAGPGDISFIANPRYARFLATTRAGAVVVSPQTECPRLPLIRHAQPYLAFACILDLLYPDERLVAPGIDPRAVVAAGAVVDPTAGVGALCHIREGVRIGAGTELVSSVFVGRDVVVGDNCRIYPGVCLMDGTRLGNNVIIHSSTVIGSDGFGFAPSPTGLKKIKQVGWVEIDDDVEIGSNCSVDRGALGPTRIGRGTKIDNLVQIAHNVEIGRHAIIVSQVGISGSTRVGNGVVLAGQVGLVGHIEVGDGVQVGAQSGVARSVPAGKKVFGSPARDLAETGRIEAALVRLPELLKRVRRLEDKLGGE
- the ssb gene encoding single-stranded DNA-binding protein, with amino-acid sequence MGVNKAILIGRLGKDPELKYTASGRPVTTFTLATTERWTNQEGQKQEQTTWHNIVAWGRPAEIMNEYLAKGREVYIEGRIVNRSYDDKDGNKRHISEIVVQNFQFIGSGREGGGQGGGERAPAAEDAAAPEGAAPAEDDLPF